GAACCAGCGATGAATTATAAAATCCACGACTGGTTCTCTTTTTATTTAAAGGGGTTGAGCCCCTTGTGATGTACATTTAAGATGCTTTTTTTACAACTGTGTCACTTGTCTTCTTTTTACTGAAAATCCGCTTAATAGCTCGTTTCATATCTTCTACTAGTAAGTAGACAGCTGGGATAAGCAATAGTGTGATAAAGGTAGCAAACAGTAACCCTCCAATTATCACAGTGGCAAGCGGTGCTTGATAGGCATTTGCTCCACCTGTAGCTAAAGCTAAGGGTAGCATACCACCTACAGTCGTGAGTGTTGTCATAAATATAGGTCTCATCCGATTTTTTCCCGCTTCAATGACTGCTTCATAGATCGGCAGCCCTTGCTCACGCAGCTGATTAATCCTATCGATTAACAGGATCGCATTGTTTAGTACCACCCCAATTAACATGAGTAAAGCTAGCGCGGAAAACACACTCAATTCTCTTTGTGTGATGAGTAAGGCTAAAATAGCTCCTACTGCTGTCATTGGAATAACTGACATCACAATGATTGGTTGAATAAAGCTATTAAATTGAACAGCCATGACGATATACACTAACAGGATAGAGATACCTAATACAACCACTAGGTCGAACATCATTTCCTGCTGGGCTTCAATATCTCCACCAGTGGACACAGCATAACCGGCTGGCGGCTCTAATTCATCTACAACCTTCTGCACATCCCTTGAAACAGCACCTAGATCTCTTCCTTCAATTTCAGCAGAAACCGTCACATAACGTGCTCCATCTGTTCTACTAATTGTAATAGGTGATGAAACGTTTTCCAAGTCTGCATAATTTGAAAGGGGTTTAGTTCCAGTTGGCCCCGTAATATCAAACTCCTCTAAATCTTTTTCACTATTGATAAGGGAGCTAAAGGTGGATACTACTGGAATTTCTGTTCCCTCTTCTACGATCTCACCAACAGGAAGAGGAGCAAAAACACCTTGTAGCTGCTCATATATAGCTGTTGTCGTTAACCCATCTTCTTTTAATGATTCATGATCAAAAACAAGTTGACGCTCTTCTACTTGTTCATCCATGGATGTTGAGACATTGACTAACCCATCAACCTCTTCTAGTTCTTCAGATAAATAGCTGCTGAGCTCTTGGAGTTTAGTTAAACTATCTCCCTGAACGATAAGCTGTACAGGCTGACCTCCCCCACCGGTATCCATCGTTGTAAAAACACCAGTGACTGGAAAATCATCTTCTAGCTCACGTAATGTATCCGTAATAGCTAAATTAACATCCTCTTGTGGAACAGTTATATCTTGATCCTTTGTCATATTAATTAGCGCATATAAATAATCACCTGCATCCATAAACACGACAGATTGTATGTCATCTACATCGGTCAACTTCTCTTCAGCTGCTTCAACCACTTTATCTTTATCCTCAGCTGTTAATCCTGTTTCCAGTCTTATTTCCATTTCACTATAACGATTTAATACATCTGGCATTAGGACAAATGGGATTTTTGTCGTGAGGCCTATTGAACCAACAAAAATAAGGAAAAAAACAATAATGAGACCATAGCGGCGACGCTTTTTTTGTGAGAACCAATTTA
The DNA window shown above is from Salipaludibacillus agaradhaerens and carries:
- a CDS encoding efflux RND transporter permease subunit is translated as MSILQKLLERKKVIGLMVALILVLGIYSISKMDRELMPSVAFDMAMITVDAGDMPVRDVENLITEPVEKELAGIDGVTSYDSSTAVGSSSFFIDIEEGRVDEVTREIESHLTHISNDVTGIVYTDVRPISTDQSYEFYMEVSNGEMNDLTSFANEVVKPRLENLNEVREVNLNGLEETEYVITFDQDELRELGLELSYVVQALQQTDVNVSLGELTEEDNEPSLRWNTELSSLKDIEEATIDTPEGPIDLKDMAEIDVETLQQSSMAWKNGSRDVVFVEIARADDYTQVEMAEAIRDEVAEIHDEGLASELSFTEIVAQADYVSSSIDGVTQNILIGGVLALVILMLFLRNSRATLIVGLSIPVSLLLTFTTLWFMDYSFNILTLIGLGLGIGMMVDASIVILESIYRKKEEGLVGIEAVMTGIKEVATAVIASMLTTVVVFLPVGLFGGDFAIFILVLSVVVVITLVSSVIVAFTLIPALAENFMKLRKKAENKRKSRIIERYGSVLNWFSQKKRRRYGLIIVFFLIFVGSIGLTTKIPFVLMPDVLNRYSEMEIRLETGLTAEDKDKVVEAAEEKLTDVDDIQSVVFMDAGDYLYALINMTKDQDITVPQEDVNLAITDTLRELEDDFPVTGVFTTMDTGGGGQPVQLIVQGDSLTKLQELSSYLSEELEEVDGLVNVSTSMDEQVEERQLVFDHESLKEDGLTTTAIYEQLQGVFAPLPVGEIVEEGTEIPVVSTFSSLINSEKDLEEFDITGPTGTKPLSNYADLENVSSPITISRTDGARYVTVSAEIEGRDLGAVSRDVQKVVDELEPPAGYAVSTGGDIEAQQEMMFDLVVVLGISILLVYIVMAVQFNSFIQPIIVMSVIPMTAVGAILALLITQRELSVFSALALLMLIGVVLNNAILLIDRINQLREQGLPIYEAVIEAGKNRMRPIFMTTLTTVGGMLPLALATGGANAYQAPLATVIIGGLLFATFITLLLIPAVYLLVEDMKRAIKRIFSKKKTSDTVVKKAS